A single genomic interval of Homo sapiens chromosome 15, GRCh38.p14 Primary Assembly harbors:
- the TBC1D21 gene encoding TBC1 domain family member 21 isoform X4, with protein MTTLSPENSLSARQSASFILVKRKPPIDKTEWDSFFDESGHLAKSRDFICVNILERGLHPFVRTEAWKFLTGYFSWQSSQDERLTVDSMRRKNYKALCQMYEKIQPLLENLHRNFTETRNNIARDIQKIYDKDPLGNVLIDKKRLEKILLLSYVCNTQAEYQQGFHEMMMLFQLMVEHDHETFWLFQFFLQKTEHSCVINIGVAKNLDMLSTLITFLDPVFAEHLKGKGAGAVQSLFPWFCFCFQRAFKSFDDVWRLWEVLLTGKPCRNFQVLVAYSMLQMVREQVLQESMGGDDILLACNNLIDLDADELISAACVVYAELIQKDGEMWMHCRIPQ; from the exons ATGACCACCCTCTCTCCTGAAAACAGCCTCTCTGCCAGACAGTCAGCCTCCTTCATCCTG GTGAAGAGAAAACCACCCATTGACAAGACAGAATGGGACAGCTTCTTTGATGAGAGTGGCCACTTGGCCAAATCACGGGACTTCATTTGTGTTAACATCCTGGAAAGG ggtctGCACCCCTTCGTGAGGACTGAAGCCTGGAAATTCCTCACGGGCTACTTCTCATGGCAGAGTTCCCAGGATGAGCGGCTCACGGTGGACAGCATGAGGAG GAAGAACTACAAGGCCTTATGCCAAATGTATGAGAAGATTCAGCCCCTTCTGGAAAACCTGCACCGGAACTTCACAGAGACTCGCAATAACATTG CACGTGACATTCAGAAAATCTATGACAAAGATCCCCTGGGCAACGTCCTCATCGACAAGAAGAGGCTAGAGAAGATCCTGCTCCTGAGTTACGTCTGCAACACGCAGGCAg AGTACCAGCAGGGCTTCCATGAGATGATGATGCTCTTCCAGCTGATGGTGGAGCACGACCACGAGACCTTCTGGCTTTTCCAGTTCTTCCTGCAGAAAACG GAACACAGCTGTGTCATCAACATTGGCGTGGCCAAGAACCTAGACATGCTCAGCACCCTGATCACCTTCCTGGACCCCGTGTTTGCTGAGCACCTAA AAGGGAAGGGTGCAGGGGCTGTGCAGTCCCTCTTCCCCTGGTTCTGCTTCTGCTTCCAGCGTGCCTTCAAGTCCTTCGATGATGtctggaggctctgggag GTTCTGCTGACGGGGAAGCCCTGCAGGAACTTCCAGGTGCTGGTGGCCTACAGCATGCTGCAGATGGTGCGGGAGCAGGTGCTGCAGGAAAGCATGGGCGGGGATGACATCCTCCTG GCCTGCAACAACCTCATCGACCTTGATGCTGATGAGCTGATCTCTGCCGCCTGCGTGGTTTATGCTGAGCTCATCCAGAAGGAT GGAGAGATGTGGATGCATTGCAGAATTCCTCAATAG
- the TBC1D21 gene encoding TBC1 domain family member 21 isoform X3 translates to MTTLSPENSLSARQSASFILVKRKPPIDKTEWDSFFDESGHLAKSRDFICVNILERGLHPFVRTEAWKFLTGYFSWQSSQDERLTVDSMRRKNYKALCQMYEKIQPLLENLHRNFTETRNNIARDIQKIYDKDPLGNVLIDKKRLEKILLLSYVCNTQAEYQQGFHEMMMLFQLMVEHDHETFWLFQFFLQKTEHSCVINIGVAKNLDMLSTLITFLDPVFAEHLKGKGAGAVQSLFPWFCFCFQRAFKSFDDVWRLWEVLLTGKPCRNFQVLVAYSMLQMVREQVLQESMGGDDILLACNNLIDLDADELISAACVVYAELIQKDGGIALFLCRTHHSQGGPSSGVFRLKDTETHFFLMT, encoded by the exons ATGACCACCCTCTCTCCTGAAAACAGCCTCTCTGCCAGACAGTCAGCCTCCTTCATCCTG GTGAAGAGAAAACCACCCATTGACAAGACAGAATGGGACAGCTTCTTTGATGAGAGTGGCCACTTGGCCAAATCACGGGACTTCATTTGTGTTAACATCCTGGAAAGG ggtctGCACCCCTTCGTGAGGACTGAAGCCTGGAAATTCCTCACGGGCTACTTCTCATGGCAGAGTTCCCAGGATGAGCGGCTCACGGTGGACAGCATGAGGAG GAAGAACTACAAGGCCTTATGCCAAATGTATGAGAAGATTCAGCCCCTTCTGGAAAACCTGCACCGGAACTTCACAGAGACTCGCAATAACATTG CACGTGACATTCAGAAAATCTATGACAAAGATCCCCTGGGCAACGTCCTCATCGACAAGAAGAGGCTAGAGAAGATCCTGCTCCTGAGTTACGTCTGCAACACGCAGGCAg AGTACCAGCAGGGCTTCCATGAGATGATGATGCTCTTCCAGCTGATGGTGGAGCACGACCACGAGACCTTCTGGCTTTTCCAGTTCTTCCTGCAGAAAACG GAACACAGCTGTGTCATCAACATTGGCGTGGCCAAGAACCTAGACATGCTCAGCACCCTGATCACCTTCCTGGACCCCGTGTTTGCTGAGCACCTAA AAGGGAAGGGTGCAGGGGCTGTGCAGTCCCTCTTCCCCTGGTTCTGCTTCTGCTTCCAGCGTGCCTTCAAGTCCTTCGATGATGtctggaggctctgggag GTTCTGCTGACGGGGAAGCCCTGCAGGAACTTCCAGGTGCTGGTGGCCTACAGCATGCTGCAGATGGTGCGGGAGCAGGTGCTGCAGGAAAGCATGGGCGGGGATGACATCCTCCTG GCCTGCAACAACCTCATCGACCTTGATGCTGATGAGCTGATCTCTGCCGCCTGCGTGGTTTATGCTGAGCTCATCCAGAAGGAT GGTGGCATAGCCCTGTTCCTCTGCAGGACTCATCACAGCCAGGGAGGCCCCTCTTCTGGTGTTTTCAGACTCAAGGACACCGAGACTCACTTCTTTCTCATGACATAA
- the TBC1D21 gene encoding TBC1 domain family member 21 isoform 2 (isoform 2 is encoded by transcript variant 2) → MTTLSPENSLSARQSASFILGLHPFVRTEAWKFLTGYFSWQSSQDERLTVDSMRRKNYKALCQMYEKIQPLLENLHRNFTETRNNIARDIQKIYDKDPLGNVLIDKKRLEKILLLSYVCNTQAEYQQGFHEMMMLFQLMVEHDHETFWLFQFFLQKTEHSCVINIGVAKNLDMLSTLITFLDPVFAEHLKGKGAGAVQSLFPWFCFCFQRAFKSFDDVWRLWEVLLTGKPCRNFQVLVAYSMLQMVREQVLQESMGGDDILLACNNLIDLDADELISAACVVYAELIQKDVPQTLKDFFL, encoded by the exons ATGACCACCCTCTCTCCTGAAAACAGCCTCTCTGCCAGACAGTCAGCCTCCTTCATCCTG ggtctGCACCCCTTCGTGAGGACTGAAGCCTGGAAATTCCTCACGGGCTACTTCTCATGGCAGAGTTCCCAGGATGAGCGGCTCACGGTGGACAGCATGAGGAG GAAGAACTACAAGGCCTTATGCCAAATGTATGAGAAGATTCAGCCCCTTCTGGAAAACCTGCACCGGAACTTCACAGAGACTCGCAATAACATTG CACGTGACATTCAGAAAATCTATGACAAAGATCCCCTGGGCAACGTCCTCATCGACAAGAAGAGGCTAGAGAAGATCCTGCTCCTGAGTTACGTCTGCAACACGCAGGCAg AGTACCAGCAGGGCTTCCATGAGATGATGATGCTCTTCCAGCTGATGGTGGAGCACGACCACGAGACCTTCTGGCTTTTCCAGTTCTTCCTGCAGAAAACG GAACACAGCTGTGTCATCAACATTGGCGTGGCCAAGAACCTAGACATGCTCAGCACCCTGATCACCTTCCTGGACCCCGTGTTTGCTGAGCACCTAA AAGGGAAGGGTGCAGGGGCTGTGCAGTCCCTCTTCCCCTGGTTCTGCTTCTGCTTCCAGCGTGCCTTCAAGTCCTTCGATGATGtctggaggctctgggag GTTCTGCTGACGGGGAAGCCCTGCAGGAACTTCCAGGTGCTGGTGGCCTACAGCATGCTGCAGATGGTGCGGGAGCAGGTGCTGCAGGAAAGCATGGGCGGGGATGACATCCTCCTG GCCTGCAACAACCTCATCGACCTTGATGCTGATGAGCTGATCTCTGCCGCCTGCGTGGTTTATGCTGAGCTCATCCAGAAGGAT GTTCCTCAGACATTAAAGGATTTCTTCCTCTGA
- the TBC1D21 gene encoding TBC1 domain family member 21 isoform X7, with product MRRKNYKALCQMYEKIQPLLENLHRNFTETRNNIARDIQKIYDKDPLGNVLIDKKRLEKILLLSYVCNTQAEYQQGFHEMMMLFQLMVEHDHETFWLFQFFLQKTEHSCVINIGVAKNLDMLSTLITFLDPVFAEHLKGKGAGAVQSLFPWFCFCFQRAFKSFDDVWRLWEVLLTGKPCRNFQVLVAYSMLQMVREQVLQESMGGDDILLACNNLIDLDADELISAACVVYAELIQKDPMAGAFNFRDTDCATFSTTDPCMLLLMVFSLFAHVAPSSLSRLYYLRAGPSSPIPCVHPSGSGHPEAQENVAA from the exons ATGAGGAG GAAGAACTACAAGGCCTTATGCCAAATGTATGAGAAGATTCAGCCCCTTCTGGAAAACCTGCACCGGAACTTCACAGAGACTCGCAATAACATTG CACGTGACATTCAGAAAATCTATGACAAAGATCCCCTGGGCAACGTCCTCATCGACAAGAAGAGGCTAGAGAAGATCCTGCTCCTGAGTTACGTCTGCAACACGCAGGCAg AGTACCAGCAGGGCTTCCATGAGATGATGATGCTCTTCCAGCTGATGGTGGAGCACGACCACGAGACCTTCTGGCTTTTCCAGTTCTTCCTGCAGAAAACG GAACACAGCTGTGTCATCAACATTGGCGTGGCCAAGAACCTAGACATGCTCAGCACCCTGATCACCTTCCTGGACCCCGTGTTTGCTGAGCACCTAA AAGGGAAGGGTGCAGGGGCTGTGCAGTCCCTCTTCCCCTGGTTCTGCTTCTGCTTCCAGCGTGCCTTCAAGTCCTTCGATGATGtctggaggctctgggag GTTCTGCTGACGGGGAAGCCCTGCAGGAACTTCCAGGTGCTGGTGGCCTACAGCATGCTGCAGATGGTGCGGGAGCAGGTGCTGCAGGAAAGCATGGGCGGGGATGACATCCTCCTG GCCTGCAACAACCTCATCGACCTTGATGCTGATGAGCTGATCTCTGCCGCCTGCGTGGTTTATGCTGAGCTCATCCAGAAGGAT CCCATGGCAGGTGCATTCAACTTCAGAGACACAGACTGTGCCACGTTCTCTACCACTGACCCATGCATGTTGCTCCTCATGGTCTTCTCGTTGTTTGCACATGTAGCTCCTTCCTCCCTGAGCAGGCTGTACTACTTGAGAGCAGGGCCCTCATCCCCCATTCCCTGTGTCCATCCCAGTGGGTCTGGGCACCCAGAGGCTCAGGAGAATGTCGCTGCTTAG
- the TBC1D21 gene encoding TBC1 domain family member 21 isoform X6 codes for MTTLSPENSLSARQSASFILGLHPFVRTEAWKFLTGYFSWQSSQDERLTVDSMRRKNYKALCQMYEKIQPLLENLHRNFTETRNNIARDIQKIYDKDPLGNVLIDKKRLEKILLLSYVCNTQAEYQQGFHEMMMLFQLMVEHDHETFWLFQFFLQKTEHSCVINIGVAKNLDMLSTLITFLDPVFAEHLKGKGAGAVQSLFPWFCFCFQRAFKSFDDVWRLWEVLLTGKPCRNFQVLVAYSMLQMVREQVLQESMGGDDILLACNNLIDLDADELISAACVVYAELIQKDGGIALFLCRTHHSQGGPSSGVFRLKDTETHFFLMT; via the exons ATGACCACCCTCTCTCCTGAAAACAGCCTCTCTGCCAGACAGTCAGCCTCCTTCATCCTG ggtctGCACCCCTTCGTGAGGACTGAAGCCTGGAAATTCCTCACGGGCTACTTCTCATGGCAGAGTTCCCAGGATGAGCGGCTCACGGTGGACAGCATGAGGAG GAAGAACTACAAGGCCTTATGCCAAATGTATGAGAAGATTCAGCCCCTTCTGGAAAACCTGCACCGGAACTTCACAGAGACTCGCAATAACATTG CACGTGACATTCAGAAAATCTATGACAAAGATCCCCTGGGCAACGTCCTCATCGACAAGAAGAGGCTAGAGAAGATCCTGCTCCTGAGTTACGTCTGCAACACGCAGGCAg AGTACCAGCAGGGCTTCCATGAGATGATGATGCTCTTCCAGCTGATGGTGGAGCACGACCACGAGACCTTCTGGCTTTTCCAGTTCTTCCTGCAGAAAACG GAACACAGCTGTGTCATCAACATTGGCGTGGCCAAGAACCTAGACATGCTCAGCACCCTGATCACCTTCCTGGACCCCGTGTTTGCTGAGCACCTAA AAGGGAAGGGTGCAGGGGCTGTGCAGTCCCTCTTCCCCTGGTTCTGCTTCTGCTTCCAGCGTGCCTTCAAGTCCTTCGATGATGtctggaggctctgggag GTTCTGCTGACGGGGAAGCCCTGCAGGAACTTCCAGGTGCTGGTGGCCTACAGCATGCTGCAGATGGTGCGGGAGCAGGTGCTGCAGGAAAGCATGGGCGGGGATGACATCCTCCTG GCCTGCAACAACCTCATCGACCTTGATGCTGATGAGCTGATCTCTGCCGCCTGCGTGGTTTATGCTGAGCTCATCCAGAAGGAT GGTGGCATAGCCCTGTTCCTCTGCAGGACTCATCACAGCCAGGGAGGCCCCTCTTCTGGTGTTTTCAGACTCAAGGACACCGAGACTCACTTCTTTCTCATGACATAA
- the TBC1D21 gene encoding TBC1 domain family member 21 isoform X2 — translation MTTLSPENSLSARQSASFILGLHPFVRTEAWKFLTGYFSWQSSQDERLTVDSMRRKNYKALCQMYEKIQPLLENLHRNFTETRNNIARDIQKIYDKDPLGNVLIDKKRLEKILLLSYVCNTQAEYQQGFHEMMMLFQLMVEHDHETFWLFQFFLQKTEHSCVINIGVAKNLDMLSTLITFLDPVFAEHLKGKGAGAVQSLFPWFCFCFQRAFKSFDDVWRLWEVLLTGKPCRNFQVLVAYSMLQMVREQVLQESMGGDDILLACNNLIDLDADELISAACVVYAELIQKDPMAGAFNFRDTDCATFSTTDPCMLLLMVFSLFAHVAPSSLSRLYYLRAGPSSPIPCVHPSGSGHPEAQENVAA, via the exons ATGACCACCCTCTCTCCTGAAAACAGCCTCTCTGCCAGACAGTCAGCCTCCTTCATCCTG ggtctGCACCCCTTCGTGAGGACTGAAGCCTGGAAATTCCTCACGGGCTACTTCTCATGGCAGAGTTCCCAGGATGAGCGGCTCACGGTGGACAGCATGAGGAG GAAGAACTACAAGGCCTTATGCCAAATGTATGAGAAGATTCAGCCCCTTCTGGAAAACCTGCACCGGAACTTCACAGAGACTCGCAATAACATTG CACGTGACATTCAGAAAATCTATGACAAAGATCCCCTGGGCAACGTCCTCATCGACAAGAAGAGGCTAGAGAAGATCCTGCTCCTGAGTTACGTCTGCAACACGCAGGCAg AGTACCAGCAGGGCTTCCATGAGATGATGATGCTCTTCCAGCTGATGGTGGAGCACGACCACGAGACCTTCTGGCTTTTCCAGTTCTTCCTGCAGAAAACG GAACACAGCTGTGTCATCAACATTGGCGTGGCCAAGAACCTAGACATGCTCAGCACCCTGATCACCTTCCTGGACCCCGTGTTTGCTGAGCACCTAA AAGGGAAGGGTGCAGGGGCTGTGCAGTCCCTCTTCCCCTGGTTCTGCTTCTGCTTCCAGCGTGCCTTCAAGTCCTTCGATGATGtctggaggctctgggag GTTCTGCTGACGGGGAAGCCCTGCAGGAACTTCCAGGTGCTGGTGGCCTACAGCATGCTGCAGATGGTGCGGGAGCAGGTGCTGCAGGAAAGCATGGGCGGGGATGACATCCTCCTG GCCTGCAACAACCTCATCGACCTTGATGCTGATGAGCTGATCTCTGCCGCCTGCGTGGTTTATGCTGAGCTCATCCAGAAGGAT CCCATGGCAGGTGCATTCAACTTCAGAGACACAGACTGTGCCACGTTCTCTACCACTGACCCATGCATGTTGCTCCTCATGGTCTTCTCGTTGTTTGCACATGTAGCTCCTTCCTCCCTGAGCAGGCTGTACTACTTGAGAGCAGGGCCCTCATCCCCCATTCCCTGTGTCCATCCCAGTGGGTCTGGGCACCCAGAGGCTCAGGAGAATGTCGCTGCTTAG
- the TBC1D21 gene encoding TBC1 domain family member 21 isoform 1 (isoform 1 is encoded by transcript variant 1) produces the protein MTTLSPENSLSARQSASFILVKRKPPIDKTEWDSFFDESGHLAKSRDFICVNILERGLHPFVRTEAWKFLTGYFSWQSSQDERLTVDSMRRKNYKALCQMYEKIQPLLENLHRNFTETRNNIARDIQKIYDKDPLGNVLIDKKRLEKILLLSYVCNTQAEYQQGFHEMMMLFQLMVEHDHETFWLFQFFLQKTEHSCVINIGVAKNLDMLSTLITFLDPVFAEHLKGKGAGAVQSLFPWFCFCFQRAFKSFDDVWRLWEVLLTGKPCRNFQVLVAYSMLQMVREQVLQESMGGDDILLACNNLIDLDADELISAACVVYAELIQKDVPQTLKDFFL, from the exons ATGACCACCCTCTCTCCTGAAAACAGCCTCTCTGCCAGACAGTCAGCCTCCTTCATCCTG GTGAAGAGAAAACCACCCATTGACAAGACAGAATGGGACAGCTTCTTTGATGAGAGTGGCCACTTGGCCAAATCACGGGACTTCATTTGTGTTAACATCCTGGAAAGG ggtctGCACCCCTTCGTGAGGACTGAAGCCTGGAAATTCCTCACGGGCTACTTCTCATGGCAGAGTTCCCAGGATGAGCGGCTCACGGTGGACAGCATGAGGAG GAAGAACTACAAGGCCTTATGCCAAATGTATGAGAAGATTCAGCCCCTTCTGGAAAACCTGCACCGGAACTTCACAGAGACTCGCAATAACATTG CACGTGACATTCAGAAAATCTATGACAAAGATCCCCTGGGCAACGTCCTCATCGACAAGAAGAGGCTAGAGAAGATCCTGCTCCTGAGTTACGTCTGCAACACGCAGGCAg AGTACCAGCAGGGCTTCCATGAGATGATGATGCTCTTCCAGCTGATGGTGGAGCACGACCACGAGACCTTCTGGCTTTTCCAGTTCTTCCTGCAGAAAACG GAACACAGCTGTGTCATCAACATTGGCGTGGCCAAGAACCTAGACATGCTCAGCACCCTGATCACCTTCCTGGACCCCGTGTTTGCTGAGCACCTAA AAGGGAAGGGTGCAGGGGCTGTGCAGTCCCTCTTCCCCTGGTTCTGCTTCTGCTTCCAGCGTGCCTTCAAGTCCTTCGATGATGtctggaggctctgggag GTTCTGCTGACGGGGAAGCCCTGCAGGAACTTCCAGGTGCTGGTGGCCTACAGCATGCTGCAGATGGTGCGGGAGCAGGTGCTGCAGGAAAGCATGGGCGGGGATGACATCCTCCTG GCCTGCAACAACCTCATCGACCTTGATGCTGATGAGCTGATCTCTGCCGCCTGCGTGGTTTATGCTGAGCTCATCCAGAAGGAT GTTCCTCAGACATTAAAGGATTTCTTCCTCTGA
- the TBC1D21 gene encoding TBC1 domain family member 21 isoform X8, with translation MYEKIQPLLENLHRNFTETRNNIARDIQKIYDKDPLGNVLIDKKRLEKILLLSYVCNTQAEYQQGFHEMMMLFQLMVEHDHETFWLFQFFLQKTEHSCVINIGVAKNLDMLSTLITFLDPVFAEHLKGKGAGAVQSLFPWFCFCFQRAFKSFDDVWRLWEVLLTGKPCRNFQVLVAYSMLQMVREQVLQESMGGDDILLACNNLIDLDADELISAACVVYAELIQKDPMAGAFNFRDTDCATFSTTDPCMLLLMVFSLFAHVAPSSLSRLYYLRAGPSSPIPCVHPSGSGHPEAQENVAA, from the exons ATGTATGAGAAGATTCAGCCCCTTCTGGAAAACCTGCACCGGAACTTCACAGAGACTCGCAATAACATTG CACGTGACATTCAGAAAATCTATGACAAAGATCCCCTGGGCAACGTCCTCATCGACAAGAAGAGGCTAGAGAAGATCCTGCTCCTGAGTTACGTCTGCAACACGCAGGCAg AGTACCAGCAGGGCTTCCATGAGATGATGATGCTCTTCCAGCTGATGGTGGAGCACGACCACGAGACCTTCTGGCTTTTCCAGTTCTTCCTGCAGAAAACG GAACACAGCTGTGTCATCAACATTGGCGTGGCCAAGAACCTAGACATGCTCAGCACCCTGATCACCTTCCTGGACCCCGTGTTTGCTGAGCACCTAA AAGGGAAGGGTGCAGGGGCTGTGCAGTCCCTCTTCCCCTGGTTCTGCTTCTGCTTCCAGCGTGCCTTCAAGTCCTTCGATGATGtctggaggctctgggag GTTCTGCTGACGGGGAAGCCCTGCAGGAACTTCCAGGTGCTGGTGGCCTACAGCATGCTGCAGATGGTGCGGGAGCAGGTGCTGCAGGAAAGCATGGGCGGGGATGACATCCTCCTG GCCTGCAACAACCTCATCGACCTTGATGCTGATGAGCTGATCTCTGCCGCCTGCGTGGTTTATGCTGAGCTCATCCAGAAGGAT CCCATGGCAGGTGCATTCAACTTCAGAGACACAGACTGTGCCACGTTCTCTACCACTGACCCATGCATGTTGCTCCTCATGGTCTTCTCGTTGTTTGCACATGTAGCTCCTTCCTCCCTGAGCAGGCTGTACTACTTGAGAGCAGGGCCCTCATCCCCCATTCCCTGTGTCCATCCCAGTGGGTCTGGGCACCCAGAGGCTCAGGAGAATGTCGCTGCTTAG
- the TBC1D21 gene encoding TBC1 domain family member 21 isoform X5, whose product MTTLSPENSLSARQSASFILVKRKPPIDKTEWDSFFDESGHLAKSRDFICVNILERGLHPFVRTEAWKFLTGYFSWQSSQDERLTVDSMRRKNYKALCQMYEKIQPLLENLHRNFTETRNNIARDIQKIYDKDPLGNVLIDKKRLEKILLLSYVCNTQAEYQQGFHEMMMLFQLMVEHDHETFWLFQFFLQKTEHSCVINIGVAKNLDMLSTLITFLDPVFAEHLKGKGAGAVQSLFPWFCFCFQRAFKSFDDVWRLWEVLLTGKPCRNFQVLVAYSMLQMVREQVLQESMGGDDILLACNNLIDLDADELISAACVVYAELIQKDKSATNCLST is encoded by the exons ATGACCACCCTCTCTCCTGAAAACAGCCTCTCTGCCAGACAGTCAGCCTCCTTCATCCTG GTGAAGAGAAAACCACCCATTGACAAGACAGAATGGGACAGCTTCTTTGATGAGAGTGGCCACTTGGCCAAATCACGGGACTTCATTTGTGTTAACATCCTGGAAAGG ggtctGCACCCCTTCGTGAGGACTGAAGCCTGGAAATTCCTCACGGGCTACTTCTCATGGCAGAGTTCCCAGGATGAGCGGCTCACGGTGGACAGCATGAGGAG GAAGAACTACAAGGCCTTATGCCAAATGTATGAGAAGATTCAGCCCCTTCTGGAAAACCTGCACCGGAACTTCACAGAGACTCGCAATAACATTG CACGTGACATTCAGAAAATCTATGACAAAGATCCCCTGGGCAACGTCCTCATCGACAAGAAGAGGCTAGAGAAGATCCTGCTCCTGAGTTACGTCTGCAACACGCAGGCAg AGTACCAGCAGGGCTTCCATGAGATGATGATGCTCTTCCAGCTGATGGTGGAGCACGACCACGAGACCTTCTGGCTTTTCCAGTTCTTCCTGCAGAAAACG GAACACAGCTGTGTCATCAACATTGGCGTGGCCAAGAACCTAGACATGCTCAGCACCCTGATCACCTTCCTGGACCCCGTGTTTGCTGAGCACCTAA AAGGGAAGGGTGCAGGGGCTGTGCAGTCCCTCTTCCCCTGGTTCTGCTTCTGCTTCCAGCGTGCCTTCAAGTCCTTCGATGATGtctggaggctctgggag GTTCTGCTGACGGGGAAGCCCTGCAGGAACTTCCAGGTGCTGGTGGCCTACAGCATGCTGCAGATGGTGCGGGAGCAGGTGCTGCAGGAAAGCATGGGCGGGGATGACATCCTCCTG GCCTGCAACAACCTCATCGACCTTGATGCTGATGAGCTGATCTCTGCCGCCTGCGTGGTTTATGCTGAGCTCATCCAGAAGGAT AAATCAGCCACAAACTGTCTGTCAACATGA
- the TBC1D21 gene encoding TBC1 domain family member 21 isoform X1 encodes MTTLSPENSLSARQSASFILVKRKPPIDKTEWDSFFDESGHLAKSRDFICVNILERGLHPFVRTEAWKFLTGYFSWQSSQDERLTVDSMRRKNYKALCQMYEKIQPLLENLHRNFTETRNNIARDIQKIYDKDPLGNVLIDKKRLEKILLLSYVCNTQAEYQQGFHEMMMLFQLMVEHDHETFWLFQFFLQKTEHSCVINIGVAKNLDMLSTLITFLDPVFAEHLKGKGAGAVQSLFPWFCFCFQRAFKSFDDVWRLWEVLLTGKPCRNFQVLVAYSMLQMVREQVLQESMGGDDILLACNNLIDLDADELISAACVVYAELIQKDPMAGAFNFRDTDCATFSTTDPCMLLLMVFSLFAHVAPSSLSRLYYLRAGPSSPIPCVHPSGSGHPEAQENVAA; translated from the exons ATGACCACCCTCTCTCCTGAAAACAGCCTCTCTGCCAGACAGTCAGCCTCCTTCATCCTG GTGAAGAGAAAACCACCCATTGACAAGACAGAATGGGACAGCTTCTTTGATGAGAGTGGCCACTTGGCCAAATCACGGGACTTCATTTGTGTTAACATCCTGGAAAGG ggtctGCACCCCTTCGTGAGGACTGAAGCCTGGAAATTCCTCACGGGCTACTTCTCATGGCAGAGTTCCCAGGATGAGCGGCTCACGGTGGACAGCATGAGGAG GAAGAACTACAAGGCCTTATGCCAAATGTATGAGAAGATTCAGCCCCTTCTGGAAAACCTGCACCGGAACTTCACAGAGACTCGCAATAACATTG CACGTGACATTCAGAAAATCTATGACAAAGATCCCCTGGGCAACGTCCTCATCGACAAGAAGAGGCTAGAGAAGATCCTGCTCCTGAGTTACGTCTGCAACACGCAGGCAg AGTACCAGCAGGGCTTCCATGAGATGATGATGCTCTTCCAGCTGATGGTGGAGCACGACCACGAGACCTTCTGGCTTTTCCAGTTCTTCCTGCAGAAAACG GAACACAGCTGTGTCATCAACATTGGCGTGGCCAAGAACCTAGACATGCTCAGCACCCTGATCACCTTCCTGGACCCCGTGTTTGCTGAGCACCTAA AAGGGAAGGGTGCAGGGGCTGTGCAGTCCCTCTTCCCCTGGTTCTGCTTCTGCTTCCAGCGTGCCTTCAAGTCCTTCGATGATGtctggaggctctgggag GTTCTGCTGACGGGGAAGCCCTGCAGGAACTTCCAGGTGCTGGTGGCCTACAGCATGCTGCAGATGGTGCGGGAGCAGGTGCTGCAGGAAAGCATGGGCGGGGATGACATCCTCCTG GCCTGCAACAACCTCATCGACCTTGATGCTGATGAGCTGATCTCTGCCGCCTGCGTGGTTTATGCTGAGCTCATCCAGAAGGAT CCCATGGCAGGTGCATTCAACTTCAGAGACACAGACTGTGCCACGTTCTCTACCACTGACCCATGCATGTTGCTCCTCATGGTCTTCTCGTTGTTTGCACATGTAGCTCCTTCCTCCCTGAGCAGGCTGTACTACTTGAGAGCAGGGCCCTCATCCCCCATTCCCTGTGTCCATCCCAGTGGGTCTGGGCACCCAGAGGCTCAGGAGAATGTCGCTGCTTAG